The nucleotide sequence TCATCAGCGTCCGAGATTTCGGCCCCGGCATCCCGCCCGAACAAATGGGCAAAATTTTTGATCGCTTCTACCGTATTGAAAACGAGATGACCCGTTCGACGCGGGGCGCCGGCATCGGACTGGCGATCGTAAAGCTGCTGGCAGATCGGATGAACGTTCGGCTAAATGTAGTGAATCGCAATCCGGGCGCCGAGTTCCTGCTTCGATATCCACTCGTTTCCTGAAGAACATCCCATTTCTTAAAACGGTCGTGCCGACTTCGTCCTTATAACTGCCCCACGGCGAAATGGAATTCGCCGAAATTCTCGCCCGTGCGCCGATCGAGTTTGATTCCGTAATCCAGGCGCAACGGTCCGAAAAACGTGTTGTAGCGCAGACCGAAGCCGGCCGTGCTTCGAACGTTGGTGATGTCAAAATCGCCGTTTCCGAGAAATGCGTTGCCTCCATCGGTGAAAACGGCCAAATCAATCCCCTTCCCCAACGGAATCAAAAGGTCCGCCATGTAATTGAACAGGCTGTTCCCCCCCGGAGCTTGTTCCAACGCCTGGTCGGAGCAGTTCTCCGGAACATCCGTGGACAGTCCGCCGACGCAATTGCGCGAGAACCCGCGAAGGCTGTTGTTTCCTCCGAGACGGAAACGCTTTTCGATTGGAATTTCCGTAATCCCCTGTTCCGAAGTGGCTCCGAACGTTCCGGAAAAACCGAGGCGCAGGGCAACAACCAGACGAACTTTCCGATAAACCGGCCGATAGAAGCTGTTGCTCAGAAATGCTTGATAAAAATCGGCCTCCGAGAGGAGGGCGTCGTGGAAAACGGAGAATTTCAACGTATGGAACGATCCGTTGCGCGGATTGAGAAGATCGTCACGTCGGTCGAAATCGAAAATAGTGGCGATCGATCCGAATCGCGCCCGATCTTCATCGAAGGGGCTTAGCGTCGCGGTCGGATCGACGTCGAAAGGATCGCGGAATTCCAGCTCCCACTGCAACGTCCCTCGAAACCACTGCCGCACCTGTCGTTCGATCGCCAGAATGACGCTTTGTCTCTCGATATCAAATTGCTGCTCTTCACTCCGTTCCTCGATGAAATTCACCCGGCCGTCCACCAAGCGGAAAATCCTCGGCTCGCGATACGTCACGATGACCTGGTGTTCGGTGATATCCGCATTTTTGATTTGACGGTTCACCCGTCCCGATACCGCCGTGGAGCGGCCGGTTCCACCGATATTAATGTAGCTCGCGGTACCGGCCAGGCGGGCGCCGTCATCCGTCGAAAAACCGGGACGAAGGGTCACGACGCGTTTCTTCCGTTCCACCACGGTGATCAACACATCCTCCCTGCCCTGAGCGGAATCGAACTCAAGTTCCTCGATCGTTACCCGCTGAAAAAAACCGAGGCGGACGATATTGCGGCGGCTGTCCGCTATTCGGTCTGGATCGTACGGGTCCCCCTCCTTGAACCGAAGCTCCCGGGCGATCACTTTTTCTCGCGTCGTGGCGTTGCCGCGAATGGCCACCGCTCCGAAATGAACCATCGGCCCTTCCTGAATTTTCACCGGCAGGGTCACCGCTCCTTCGGGAATCTCCTCGATCGGAGGGAGCTGGACCGAGGCAAACTTGTAGCCTCGCGATCGGTATTTAGCCTCTAGCCGCTGAGCCGATCGCGACAGATCATCCATGTTGATGGGATCCCCGGGTTGAACGCTCATCGCGCCTTCGACTTCCCGATTGTCAAACAGATGATTTCCCTCGATCCGATACGCACCTAAAGTCGAGGGTTCTCCCTCCTCGATTTCAAATAGGACATCCATGGTTCGGTGGTTTGAATGAGGTGTGACTCTGGGAGGAAGAATTTTGGCTCGAAGATACCCTCGGGATCGGTAGTACGCCGCCAAAGCCGACCAGGAATCCTGAAGCTCCGACTCCACAAATCGGTTCCTTGCGGTTTGCTCCGGCGCCGTTCCCTCGAAATACGTCTCAAGCTCCTTCGACGAAATCGTACGGTTCCCGCGAAACGTGACGTTCCCCAGCTGAACGGTCGATCCGCGCGAGACCAAGAATTGAATCGACCGAGAATCCTTTTCTTCGTTCGTTTCCTCGGATATTTCGACGCTGGCATTCGGATAGCCCAGCCTTCGGTAAAAATCTAAGATCGATTCCTTCGCCGCGCTCTCCGCCCAGGAACGGCTGAATTGCCGTTCGCTGTCGAGGCCAATTTCCTTCCGAAGGACGGAATCGCGCTCGAACGCGAACGTGTTTCCCCGAAAAAGGACCCGAATCACGGGACCGGGTTGAACGGAAACGGTCAGTTTTCCCTCCGCCTGGCTCTCCGAGTAATCCACGACGGGGTCGGCGACGACCGCGGAGAGTCTTCCCGAATTGCGAAGCTCTTTTTCGATCCGACGCACGCCATTCCGGATCGCTTCACCGTCGCAACGATCGCCCCGGTTTATATCCATAAGATCCTGAATTTCGCCTTGGGACATGGCACCCGGGCGATCCGTCCCCAGTTCGATCTGAGAGATTTTACAAGGAGGGCCTTCCTGAACCTTTAGGTGCAAGGAGCCGGAGCGCGCCCGCTCTTCCGATCTGACGGAGACTTCCGCCTTCGCCTTCGGAAAGCCCCGATAAACGTAATAGGCTTGAAATCGCTCCCGAAGCCGCTCGATCTGAGCGGGGACCAGCCGGTCCCCTAAACGCACGTCGAGGTGATCGACCACATCTTCATCGCCGATGGATTCGTTCCCTTCGACTTCAACGGAAGAAATCAGGGGATTCACTTCGATCGTAATCTGAAGTTCGTTTCCCTTCGGACCTTCCACCCGCGATACGCGGATGCTGGAAATCGGACCGCGAAAGTAAAATCTCTTGAGCTTGTCCGAAACCGCCGTCCGAGATAAGGGCTGGCCGAGAAGAGGCGCGAAGAAATCCTCGGCACTCTTTTTCACGTCCGCATCCGGGCAATCGATCGTGATGGCGTTCACGGAACCGGCCGAAGCGGGCTGCTCTTGCGCGCGCGAGTCTGCCGTTACCGCCAGCAGAGCGACGGCGAACATGAGCACCCTTCGAACGGCGGTTTTAGAACTCGAACGAAAATTCCAGATCGAGTCCGACATCCACATCATTATTCGCATTCCCGGTGTTATCTCGAACGCTCCCTTGCAATGAAACATGCCGACTGAAACTTTGCTCCAACTTCATCGTATTTTCTCCTCCGCTCCCCGCAAACAGATCGGTGGCATACGATAGACGAAATTTCGGGAAAAGTTCCTTCTTCACCACCATTCGAATTCCCGTCGTCTTCGTATCCTCCGAGAAAAAAGGGACGAATTGGAACGTATCGACGATTCGGGCCCGGCGGAGATTCGATTCCAATTGGCCGGTCACCGCCGTCGAAAGCACGCCGCCGATCGCCGTCGACCCGACGTCCTGGCCGCTCGCCGCGGCCAATTCATCGGTATCCACGCCCAACGTCAGAAGTGAAATAATGCTCGTCTCATCTTTGGGCGGCTGGCTCGACAAATACGCCACCGTTTCTCCCTTTTCGGTTCGTACGTCGAGAAAAACGTCGGTCGTCTGGACGCGAGTTTTCGCCGAAAAATCTACCGCCGGCCAAAGAGAACGAGGGTTGTCGAAAGCCATAAAGCCGGAGGTGAAATCAAATTTGTTTTCCAAAAAACGAACGGTCCCCTCCGCCACTTCTACTCTGCCCAAAAGCCCGGGAAGCTGGTCCGTTCCCACCAAACGAAGATCGGTGCGCAGCTGCGCCGTAGCGACCTCGTTCCGGATTGAAATGGAAGCCCCTTCCGACCGAATCGAAAGATCGAATTGCACGTGTTCATCTTCCGGCCGGGGAGCTTCCGCCGCTCGAGCCACACGTCCAAACGAGAGAATCTTACTCTGCCAGTTCCAGCTCTCCCGATAAATCAGCTCATGAATCAACAGATCTCCGCGAAGCACCGGTCTCGCCGTCGGTCCTATGAGGGAAACCGTGCCGCTCACACTGGAAGGCAGGGTCCTTGGGAAAAGAAGGTGCACCCGCCGGATCGTTCCTTCGAGATTTAAGGTCGACGGTCCCTTTTCCGAGGCGAGAAGAACGTACCCGGTAGCGCTGACATCGCCATCCCCCACTCGAGCGGTGATTTTATCCACATAGATTCTTCGCTGGGCCAAGGTCGCTTGAAATTGGATGGCCTGAATGGGGTTGGGAAAACGCTGGAATTGAATTTGGCCGTTTTCTCCGGAAATCCGGCCGGTGACTTGCGGATTCTCAAAAGTTCCGGCGCATCGAAGCGAGACGTGGGCTCCTCCGTCCGCAAACGTGATCCGAGGAATGAGAAGCGGAAGGATTCCCAAATTCACGTCCCCCTCCAATCCCAAATCGAGTTTCCCGCCCAAATCAGCGCTTCCCATCACCTGAACGTTCGTCGACGGCCCTGAAAAATTCATCATTTCTAAGTGAAGACGACCGTTTTCAAGAACCACGTGCGCCGGTTCCGTCAAGGAAAGATTCCAGGCGCCCCGTTGAGCCAGGAGTTCCTGGATTGAGGCTTGCCCGTTCCAAGTCCGAGAGTTCCGAAGATCCCCACTCAATTGAACTTGTCCGGTGAGCAATGAACGCGTGTCCGCGGCGGGAAAAAAGGTCTTAAGAGGAAAGTTCTTGAATTGCGCCTCTCCATTAAAATGGTCCGCCGTGCGCGCATCGATATCCCCCTGGGCCTGTGCGCTTCCCTCCTCCAAACTCAGGAACCAGTGTAATTTCGAGAGCGCCCCGTCGACACGCCCCGAACCGACGGAGTCGAAATTCTGCTCGGTCTGCCGAAAGAATTGTACCGAACCGGTCGTGGACGGGTCTTGTATCGCCCCGTCGAACGTCACATCGGCGTCCGCGTGCGTCGCGATTCGTTGAAACAGTTCGGGCACCGAAACCGCCCGAAGAGGAAGCTTGGAAGCTTTGATTTGAAACGATTTGAACTCTCCTGCGCCGAAAACACCGCTCACGGAGACATTGGATAAGTCGTCTTCC is from Bdellovibrionota bacterium and encodes:
- the bamA gene encoding outer membrane protein assembly factor BamA; protein product: MSDSIWNFRSSSKTAVRRVLMFAVALLAVTADSRAQEQPASAGSVNAITIDCPDADVKKSAEDFFAPLLGQPLSRTAVSDKLKRFYFRGPISSIRVSRVEGPKGNELQITIEVNPLISSVEVEGNESIGDEDVVDHLDVRLGDRLVPAQIERLRERFQAYYVYRGFPKAKAEVSVRSEERARSGSLHLKVQEGPPCKISQIELGTDRPGAMSQGEIQDLMDINRGDRCDGEAIRNGVRRIEKELRNSGRLSAVVADPVVDYSESQAEGKLTVSVQPGPVIRVLFRGNTFAFERDSVLRKEIGLDSERQFSRSWAESAAKESILDFYRRLGYPNASVEISEETNEEKDSRSIQFLVSRGSTVQLGNVTFRGNRTISSKELETYFEGTAPEQTARNRFVESELQDSWSALAAYYRSRGYLRAKILPPRVTPHSNHRTMDVLFEIEEGEPSTLGAYRIEGNHLFDNREVEGAMSVQPGDPINMDDLSRSAQRLEAKYRSRGYKFASVQLPPIEEIPEGAVTLPVKIQEGPMVHFGAVAIRGNATTREKVIARELRFKEGDPYDPDRIADSRRNIVRLGFFQRVTIEELEFDSAQGREDVLITVVERKKRVVTLRPGFSTDDGARLAGTASYINIGGTGRSTAVSGRVNRQIKNADITEHQVIVTYREPRIFRLVDGRVNFIEERSEEQQFDIERQSVILAIERQVRQWFRGTLQWELEFRDPFDVDPTATLSPFDEDRARFGSIATIFDFDRRDDLLNPRNGSFHTLKFSVFHDALLSEADFYQAFLSNSFYRPVYRKVRLVVALRLGFSGTFGATSEQGITEIPIEKRFRLGGNNSLRGFSRNCVGGLSTDVPENCSDQALEQAPGGNSLFNYMADLLIPLGKGIDLAVFTDGGNAFLGNGDFDITNVRSTAGFGLRYNTFFGPLRLDYGIKLDRRTGENFGEFHFAVGQL
- a CDS encoding translocation/assembly module TamB domain-containing protein, which produces MKERKRKALRVVLILAVIFFTALALAWRPLLDIVLRETLVDQLSNRLKAEVKIGSIDVTFFPPAMVAEKITLERSSGPLRYISVSRASIQPGTGPIFLGKVVLKKIEIMDPVLRFDLTDESPRKEAPKGKFRLPHWQDALRVEIGNLAVRNADLSLLLPGDVSIHIRGGSSDLAAKQGVASWKWQGSGEIRRGAKSLKLDQVDIAARLSGETIELEQFSLTGIGASINLKGEAYPNASLLLQVRGELAPVESSLLELGVLSKPLDLAGRIGAEGRVRGAWEDLRWSGEFRGDDLGVKERRFPRLAFSFRVKRRLLEAASGEIDFGGGLARFSIGSLSRGKPGTFDLKAESIPYPTIQRAIHPQLQPHLLGPVTVSASGRIGFDPWVLDGSYAVSSAELFLELPPSARPYLPLVFKNVSAEGKMAWLGDQGFVLDPGQVRATGLEGTYRFQFKKGPDTTGEWSARVSDLSAAFDRRAPIHGLGQVGGSLHYKNHDYLAKLQFQMEEIRYVSHGPYRLTGDIVFEKATARFEKFQLLKADESLALDATAPFDEESPIELRGEVSNFNLGLIAAVFSRRYPVLEGFQGKGSGEIELAGRNRSLNGRIAATTGPVQWRGVQFKRAEANLDVERDRFIVQKGLLEDDLSNVSVSGVFGAGEFKSFQIKASKLPLRAVSVPELFQRIATHADADVTFDGAIQDPSTTGSVQFFRQTEQNFDSVGSGRVDGALSKLHWFLSLEEGSAQAQGDIDARTADHFNGEAQFKNFPLKTFFPAADTRSLLTGQVQLSGDLRNSRTWNGQASIQELLAQRGAWNLSLTEPAHVVLENGRLHLEMMNFSGPSTNVQVMGSADLGGKLDLGLEGDVNLGILPLLIPRITFADGGAHVSLRCAGTFENPQVTGRISGENGQIQFQRFPNPIQAIQFQATLAQRRIYVDKITARVGDGDVSATGYVLLASEKGPSTLNLEGTIRRVHLLFPRTLPSSVSGTVSLIGPTARPVLRGDLLIHELIYRESWNWQSKILSFGRVARAAEAPRPEDEHVQFDLSIRSEGASISIRNEVATAQLRTDLRLVGTDQLPGLLGRVEVAEGTVRFLENKFDFTSGFMAFDNPRSLWPAVDFSAKTRVQTTDVFLDVRTEKGETVAYLSSQPPKDETSIISLLTLGVDTDELAAASGQDVGSTAIGGVLSTAVTGQLESNLRRARIVDTFQFVPFFSEDTKTTGIRMVVKKELFPKFRLSYATDLFAGSGGENTMKLEQSFSRHVSLQGSVRDNTGNANNDVDVGLDLEFSFEF